One segment of Actinomycetota bacterium DNA contains the following:
- a CDS encoding PQQ-dependent sugar dehydrogenase yields the protein MQKKFKWTAIFLIVCIAGFLPACSPAPTETEAEEPPAEPVAPTSSTEPEGNETVEITESREEKKADLEELRSLEYDFKLVNAFPSLSFNLLVDIQQPDDGSGRLFVVEKDGKISVIDKQGQSAQIFLNITDRVNSSGTEQGLLGLAFHPDFEQNGYFWVNYTDNSGTVVSRFNTDITTGLADPGSEQITITIPQPYSNHNGGQIAFGSNDGWLYIATGDGGSGGDPQNNGQNLNTLLGKILRIDIDNPSGGKNYSIPGQNPFASNQENILPEIYAYGLRNPWRFSFDKTTNKLWAADVGQNRVEEINIVESGKNYGWNIMEGSQCFNPPQDCPQEDLILPVYEYEHPLGKSITGGYVYRGREISPLYGLYIYADFVTGYVWALSGDEDGKVENFTLAETSLNISSLGTDQDQKMYFAAFDGNIYKLTLP from the coding sequence ATGCAAAAAAAATTCAAATGGACCGCTATATTTTTAATAGTATGTATAGCCGGTTTTTTGCCGGCCTGCAGCCCTGCTCCCACTGAAACTGAAGCGGAAGAGCCGCCTGCAGAGCCTGTAGCACCAACCTCTTCTACCGAACCAGAGGGCAATGAAACTGTAGAAATTACAGAAAGCCGGGAAGAAAAGAAAGCTGACTTGGAAGAACTGAGATCCCTGGAATATGATTTTAAGCTGGTAAATGCTTTCCCTTCCCTTTCCTTTAACCTGCTTGTGGATATTCAGCAGCCGGATGATGGCTCCGGCCGCTTGTTTGTTGTAGAAAAAGATGGAAAGATATCAGTAATTGATAAACAAGGACAATCTGCGCAAATATTTCTTAATATAACCGACCGGGTAAACAGCTCCGGAACGGAACAAGGGCTGCTGGGATTGGCCTTTCACCCTGATTTTGAACAAAACGGCTATTTTTGGGTTAATTATACTGATAACAGCGGCACTGTAGTTTCACGGTTTAATACTGACATCACCACTGGTTTAGCAGATCCGGGATCAGAACAGATAACCATTACCATTCCGCAGCCTTATTCCAATCACAATGGAGGACAGATTGCCTTCGGCTCCAATGACGGCTGGCTCTACATTGCTACCGGGGATGGCGGAAGCGGTGGAGACCCTCAAAATAATGGGCAGAATCTAAACACCCTGCTGGGCAAAATATTGCGTATTGATATTGATAATCCTTCAGGCGGTAAAAATTACAGCATTCCCGGACAAAATCCTTTTGCCTCCAATCAGGAAAATATCCTGCCGGAAATATACGCCTACGGTTTAAGAAACCCCTGGAGGTTTAGTTTTGATAAAACAACTAATAAATTGTGGGCAGCTGATGTGGGCCAGAACCGTGTAGAAGAGATAAATATAGTAGAAAGCGGCAAAAATTATGGCTGGAATATCATGGAGGGAAGCCAGTGCTTCAATCCCCCTCAAGACTGTCCACAGGAGGACTTGATTTTGCCGGTGTATGAATATGAGCATCCATTAGGAAAATCCATTACCGGGGGGTATGTGTACAGGGGCCGGGAAATAAGCCCTCTTTATGGACTGTATATCTATGCTGATTTTGTAACCGGCTATGTGTGGGCCCTATCCGGGGATGAAGACGGAAAAGTAGAAAATTTTACCTTAGCTGAAACCAGCTTAAATATCAGCTCTTTGGGAACAGATCAGGATCAGAAGATGTATTTTGCTGCTTTTGACGGAAATATCTATAAATTGACCCTGCCCTGA
- a CDS encoding 2-oxoisovalerate dehydrogenase, with protein sequence MEELIFIIKESDEGGFEAKALGYSIFTEAEDMVSLRKAIKDAVICHFDKGNVPKVIRLHMVKDELMSV encoded by the coding sequence ATGGAAGAGTTAATATTTATTATCAAAGAATCAGATGAAGGCGGATTTGAAGCTAAAGCATTAGGATATTCAATATTCACTGAAGCAGAAGACATGGTATCATTAAGAAAGGCCATAAAAGACGCAGTTATTTGTCACTTTGATAAAGGGAATGTTCCTAAGGTAATAAGGTTGCATATGGTAAAAGACGAATTGATGTCAGTATGA
- a CDS encoding type II toxin-antitoxin system HicA family toxin: MKIPRDLSSDNLIRLLDKYGYNITRQTGSHIRLTSALKGKEHHITIPDQKSLKVGTISNIIGDIAEYLEVEKKDLLTRLFV; this comes from the coding sequence ATGAAAATCCCAAGAGACCTAAGCAGTGATAATTTAATCAGGCTTCTTGATAAGTATGGATATAATATAACGAGACAAACTGGCAGTCACATTAGATTGACTTCTGCTTTAAAAGGAAAAGAACACCATATTACAATACCTGACCAGAAATCCCTAAAAGTTGGTACTATAAGTAATATCATAGGGGATATTGCTGAATACCTGGAGGTTGAAAAGAAAGACTTACTAACCAGGTTATTTGTTTAG
- a CDS encoding SEC-C domain-containing protein: protein MAKIGRNEPCPCGSGKKYKNCCLKKSEAVDILNYKYDRYLSARNNACAKVFKTGAEELGLGREGPTFYLLEFLLCEVDMEEVRNKEDLEFFVDNLSFIFTIFGYPIYDLSGFEGEPDDFGFNTSCIENNYLWRFCLKNHPSDFNQEEIKFLQSLNQAIAGFFKVLGINAAANSQGYPVIEIQDIFTKKTYKIMDKSLSEGVVKHDILSGIIAPFAEDIWVMESCPPVVYQLQDKQILMDLIEDYSKVYRDEYGRLIGYTDDYGNLFKMFPVIIYLVALDYFIMKLSSPLPRMVNYDKEEIVFSETIYKFENKKLVKEKVAGLQGVVLSEDLKSRTVFSWLNEKDTVMGTIVIKRKKLYFTTNSLERLERWKGLVKKIPIQFVKTDFTSVDEMREKYSEGAKSGEQGEIKDENLAIPEEDLKRIALEWWENYYNQWVDMKIPALGNITPRQAVKNKSGREKVEELIDEFENSYLRADKDSRAVNNFQKYFDPNELRKRLSLA, encoded by the coding sequence ATGGCTAAAATTGGAAGAAATGAACCCTGCCCCTGCGGCAGCGGAAAGAAATATAAGAATTGCTGCCTGAAGAAATCGGAGGCTGTGGATATCCTCAATTACAAGTATGACAGGTATCTCAGCGCCCGGAATAATGCATGTGCCAAGGTCTTTAAAACCGGTGCCGAAGAACTAGGTTTGGGAAGAGAGGGCCCCACCTTTTATCTTTTAGAATTTCTTTTGTGCGAAGTTGATATGGAAGAAGTTAGAAATAAAGAAGACTTGGAATTTTTTGTAGATAATCTCTCATTTATTTTTACTATTTTTGGATATCCAATATATGATTTGTCAGGATTTGAAGGGGAACCCGATGATTTTGGTTTCAATACCAGTTGTATTGAAAATAATTATTTATGGAGGTTCTGCCTTAAAAACCATCCCAGTGACTTTAACCAGGAAGAAATAAAGTTCCTTCAATCCCTCAATCAAGCCATTGCCGGGTTTTTCAAGGTCCTGGGTATTAATGCTGCTGCAAACAGTCAGGGTTATCCGGTAATAGAGATCCAGGATATTTTCACTAAAAAGACTTACAAGATTATGGATAAATCCCTTTCTGAGGGGGTAGTCAAGCATGATATACTATCGGGCATTATTGCTCCCTTTGCAGAGGATATATGGGTGATGGAAAGCTGTCCCCCTGTGGTCTACCAGCTCCAGGACAAGCAAATACTGATGGATTTGATTGAGGACTATTCAAAGGTTTACAGGGATGAGTATGGCCGGCTGATAGGGTACACAGATGATTATGGGAATTTGTTTAAGATGTTTCCGGTTATCATTTATCTGGTGGCTCTTGACTATTTTATAATGAAGCTAAGCAGCCCTTTGCCCAGGATGGTGAATTACGATAAAGAGGAAATAGTTTTTTCAGAAACAATATACAAGTTTGAAAATAAAAAATTAGTGAAGGAAAAAGTAGCCGGTTTACAAGGAGTAGTGTTATCAGAAGACTTGAAGAGCAGGACAGTATTCAGTTGGCTGAATGAGAAAGATACTGTGATGGGAACCATTGTAATAAAGAGAAAGAAGCTCTATTTTACTACAAATTCCTTGGAAAGGCTGGAAAGATGGAAAGGCTTAGTAAAGAAAATACCTATCCAATTTGTTAAAACTGATTTTACTTCCGTTGATGAAATGCGGGAAAAGTATTCAGAGGGAGCGAAATCCGGGGAACAGGGCGAAATCAAGGATGAAAATTTAGCTATACCGGAGGAAGATTTAAAAAGGATAGCTCTTGAATGGTGGGAGAATTATTATAACCAGTGGGTAGATATGAAAATCCCCGCACTGGGTAATATAACTCCCAGGCAGGCAGTTAAGAATAAAAGCGGCAGGGAAAAAGTAGAAGAGCTGATAGATGAGTTTGAGAATTCCTATCTTCGCGCAGACAAGGACAGCAGAGCTGTAAATAATTTCCAGAAATACTTCGATCCGAATGAATTAAGAAAAAGACTCTCACTGGCCTAA